The Celeribacter marinus genome window below encodes:
- a CDS encoding DUF1491 family protein codes for MARLTADFWVSAYLSRLRLADIPAFVVKKGDATAGAILIKLNTLDGQATAFQREFNLMEDRREWQVLTQGDERDVDATLTKQRSFDADVWIIEVEDRHGRTLLDEVGLSD; via the coding sequence GTGGCACGTCTGACGGCTGATTTTTGGGTGTCGGCGTATCTGTCGCGCCTGCGTCTCGCTGATATCCCCGCGTTCGTGGTCAAAAAAGGCGATGCCACCGCGGGCGCGATTTTGATCAAACTCAATACACTGGACGGACAAGCAACGGCGTTTCAACGCGAGTTCAACCTTATGGAAGACCGCCGCGAATGGCAGGTTCTGACACAGGGTGATGAGCGTGATGTGGATGCGACTTTGACCAAACAAAGAAGCTTTGATGCGGATGTGTGGATCATCGAGGTAGAGGACCGCCACGGGCGCACACTTTTGGACGAGGTTGGTCTGTCAGACTAA
- the era gene encoding GTPase Era → MADANDQSRAGFVALIGEPNAGKSTLLNRMVGAKVSIVTHKVQTTRARIRGVAIEGDSQIVFVDTPGIFKPKRRLDRAMVTAAWGGAADADITVLMVEAHRGLSEGVEGILAALAENPVRGKIALAINKIDMVDVEKLLAMTQKLNERFDFVETFMISAEKGRGVDDLRKWLAKEIPMGPWLYPEDQIADLPLRMIAAEMTREKLTLNLHQELPYQLTVETEKWEERADGSARVDQIVYVARDGHKGIILGKRGETIKRISRQSREELSEFLGRKIHLFLQVKVRPNWLEEAERYGEMGLDFKDGNA, encoded by the coding sequence ATGGCTGACGCAAACGACCAATCCCGTGCTGGCTTTGTGGCTCTCATTGGTGAGCCGAACGCAGGGAAATCGACATTGCTCAACCGTATGGTTGGCGCCAAGGTTTCAATCGTTACGCACAAGGTTCAAACAACCCGCGCGCGTATTCGCGGTGTCGCGATTGAGGGCGATAGCCAAATCGTTTTTGTCGACACGCCGGGTATTTTTAAGCCCAAGCGGCGGCTTGATCGCGCGATGGTTACGGCCGCATGGGGAGGTGCCGCTGATGCGGATATCACCGTGTTAATGGTAGAGGCGCACCGCGGCTTGTCCGAAGGCGTCGAGGGCATTCTCGCCGCGTTGGCCGAAAACCCTGTGCGCGGCAAAATCGCTCTGGCCATCAACAAGATTGATATGGTCGACGTTGAAAAGTTGCTCGCCATGACACAAAAGCTCAATGAGCGGTTTGATTTTGTGGAGACATTTATGATCTCCGCAGAAAAAGGGCGCGGGGTTGATGATCTTCGCAAGTGGCTTGCAAAAGAGATTCCCATGGGGCCGTGGCTTTATCCCGAGGATCAAATCGCCGACTTGCCATTGCGCATGATCGCGGCGGAAATGACCCGCGAAAAGCTAACGCTGAACCTGCACCAAGAGTTGCCGTATCAGCTCACGGTCGAGACGGAAAAGTGGGAAGAGCGTGCTGACGGGTCCGCGCGTGTGGATCAGATTGTCTATGTGGCGCGCGATGGTCACAAAGGCATTATTTTGGGTAAGCGCGGAGAGACAATCAAACGGATTTCGCGCCAGTCGCGTGAGGAATTGTCTGAGTTTCTTGGCCGCAAAATCCACCTGTTCTTACAGGTCAAAGTGCGTCCAAACTGGCTTGAAGAAGCTGAGCGCTACGGCGAAATGGGACTCGACTTCAAAGACGGAAACGCGTGA
- a CDS encoding sulfite exporter TauE/SafE family protein: protein MMIEALTELLTIPQLVFAFAITVLAGFVKGATGFALPMIMVSGLASVLPPETAIAAMIVPTVLSNVWQSLRGGGIKAAVDVAGAFKLYIATLLVFIVIAAQLVAALPQNVVLLILGVPIVALALFLLKGRVMYVDPSKRGRMDVLVGAASGFLGGLAGIWGPLTVTYLTAIDTPKKEQIRITGVIFGAGAITLGLAHLRSGVLSAQTLPLSLLMIVPVMIGQSIGNKVQDRLDQKKFRRMTLFVLIIAGLNLIRRAVM from the coding sequence ATGATGATTGAAGCACTCACCGAATTACTGACCATCCCGCAACTCGTGTTCGCTTTCGCGATCACAGTGTTGGCGGGGTTTGTAAAAGGCGCTACAGGCTTTGCATTGCCTATGATTATGGTTTCTGGCTTGGCTTCGGTTCTGCCGCCCGAGACGGCGATTGCGGCGATGATTGTACCAACTGTTCTGTCCAATGTGTGGCAATCGTTGCGGGGCGGTGGGATCAAAGCGGCGGTAGATGTGGCCGGCGCGTTCAAACTCTATATCGCGACATTGCTCGTTTTCATCGTTATCGCCGCACAGCTTGTCGCTGCGTTGCCGCAAAACGTAGTCTTGCTTATTTTAGGTGTCCCAATTGTCGCTCTTGCATTGTTCTTGCTCAAAGGACGGGTGATGTATGTTGATCCGAGCAAGCGCGGACGGATGGACGTTTTGGTTGGAGCCGCCTCGGGATTTTTAGGTGGGCTTGCGGGGATTTGGGGGCCACTTACAGTGACCTATCTGACCGCGATTGACACACCCAAGAAAGAGCAGATCAGAATTACCGGCGTAATTTTCGGGGCGGGTGCTATCACGCTTGGCCTTGCGCATCTTCGCTCAGGCGTTTTGAGCGCGCAAACACTGCCACTGTCATTATTAATGATCGTTCCTGTGATGATTGGTCAATCCATCGGCAACAAGGTTCAGGATCGGCTGGACCAAAAGAAATTTAGGCGGATGACTTTGTTCGTACTCATTATTGCGGGACTAAATCTGATCCGTCGTGCGGTCATGTAG
- a CDS encoding acyl-CoA dehydrogenase family protein, with protein MALDNHDTQMTPALLPELLTLTAAAIPAAQDLQERAKAALRVEFLDGDRISGAKIDANQTAAHGLAWLATYVEALRQMQKWATSLCDEGKFGEMEQLILQISFGEYLSQIYGGIPMNQGEIVRLSDLGLGLVQPSEQSVTKLMLSGNTVQARTRLVELMRDNHGHATFGASGLDDELEMVRDQFRRYADEKVVPFAHEWHLKDELIPMSVIDELAEMGVFGLTIPEEFGGFGFPKAAMVVVSEELSRGYIGVGSLGTRSEIAAELILSGGTQAQKENWLPKLASAQTLPTAVFTEPNTGSDLGGLRTRAVKDGETYTVTGNKTWITHAARTNLMTLLARTDSATSDYKGLSMFLAEKTAGDDANPFPTDGMTGGEIEVLGYRGMKEYELAFDGFKVDAANLLGGEEGKGFKQLMETFESARIQTAARAIGVAQNALEVGMQYAEDRKQFGKSIIEFPRVSGKLAMMAVEIMVARQLTYFSAWEKDNGHRCDVEAGMAKLLGARVAWAAADNALQIHGGNGFALEYQISRILCDARILNIFEGAGEIQAQVIARRLLA; from the coding sequence ATGGCCCTAGACAATCACGACACCCAAATGACGCCCGCACTCTTACCCGAGCTTTTGACGCTGACGGCCGCGGCCATTCCTGCGGCGCAAGACCTTCAAGAGCGCGCCAAAGCCGCTTTGCGTGTCGAGTTCTTAGACGGGGACCGGATTTCAGGCGCGAAAATCGACGCCAACCAGACAGCGGCTCACGGCCTTGCGTGGCTGGCGACATATGTCGAAGCACTGCGTCAGATGCAAAAATGGGCCACGTCACTTTGTGATGAAGGCAAGTTTGGCGAAATGGAACAACTCATTTTGCAGATCTCATTTGGTGAATACCTCAGTCAGATATATGGCGGCATTCCGATGAACCAAGGAGAGATCGTGCGTCTGTCCGATCTGGGCCTCGGTCTCGTGCAACCCTCTGAACAAAGCGTGACGAAGCTCATGTTGTCGGGCAACACCGTACAGGCCAGAACGCGCCTTGTTGAACTGATGCGCGACAATCACGGCCACGCGACATTTGGCGCCTCTGGTCTGGATGACGAGCTCGAAATGGTCCGCGATCAGTTCCGCCGCTATGCCGACGAAAAGGTGGTCCCGTTCGCGCATGAGTGGCACCTCAAAGATGAATTGATCCCAATGTCCGTCATCGATGAATTGGCCGAAATGGGCGTATTCGGACTGACGATCCCCGAAGAGTTCGGAGGCTTCGGCTTCCCAAAGGCGGCGATGGTCGTCGTCTCAGAAGAATTGTCGCGCGGATACATCGGCGTTGGCTCATTGGGCACGCGTAGCGAAATTGCCGCCGAACTTATCTTGTCCGGCGGGACACAGGCCCAAAAGGAAAACTGGCTCCCTAAACTCGCAAGCGCGCAAACGCTACCTACCGCCGTCTTCACCGAACCAAACACTGGATCGGACCTCGGCGGTTTGCGCACACGCGCCGTGAAAGACGGCGAGACCTATACGGTGACAGGCAATAAAACATGGATCACGCACGCCGCGCGCACCAATCTGATGACCCTCTTGGCACGAACAGACTCTGCAACATCAGACTACAAAGGCCTATCAATGTTCTTGGCGGAAAAGACCGCTGGCGATGACGCGAACCCGTTTCCAACCGATGGTATGACGGGCGGAGAAATCGAAGTACTCGGCTACCGCGGCATGAAAGAATACGAACTTGCTTTTGACGGATTCAAAGTGGATGCGGCGAACCTTCTTGGTGGCGAAGAGGGCAAGGGCTTCAAACAGCTGATGGAGACATTCGAGTCCGCGCGCATTCAAACCGCCGCCCGCGCCATTGGGGTCGCCCAAAACGCCCTAGAGGTCGGCATGCAATACGCCGAGGACCGCAAACAATTCGGCAAATCAATTATCGAATTCCCCCGTGTGTCAGGAAAACTCGCGATGATGGCCGTCGAAATTATGGTCGCGCGCCAACTCACCTATTTCTCCGCGTGGGAAAAGGACAACGGGCATCGCTGTGACGTGGAGGCCGGAATGGCAAAACTGTTGGGAGCGCGTGTGGCATGGGCCGCCGCCGACAATGCGTTGCAAATTCATGGCGGCAACGGCTTTGCCCTTGAGTATCAAATCAGCCGCATTCTATGCGATGCGCGGATTCTCAACATCTTTGAGGGAGCCGGTGAAATTCAGGCGCAGGTTATCGCGCGCCGCCTTCTCGCCTAA
- the recO gene encoding DNA repair protein RecO has protein sequence MEWQDHGTVLAVRKYGETSVVVEVFTEGHGRHAAVVRGGVSRKMTPHLQPGGHISVTWKARLEDHLGSFVVEPIRSRAADVMNDALALEGLNTLAALLTSTLPEREPHAYLYAETMGLFDRLGTDPNWPLAYLHWEVSLLEELGFGLDLSACAVTGSPDDLAYVSPKSGRAVSRQGAGEWADRLLPLPQSLLGQSSLDYAEIIAGMTTTGHFIAKILAELSDKPLPQARARLLDRLAKKAAQAAPPF, from the coding sequence ATGGAATGGCAGGATCATGGCACAGTATTAGCGGTCCGTAAGTACGGCGAAACGTCTGTCGTCGTCGAGGTATTTACCGAAGGCCATGGCCGTCATGCCGCTGTCGTGCGTGGAGGGGTGTCACGCAAAATGACGCCGCACTTGCAACCGGGTGGTCATATATCGGTGACATGGAAAGCGCGACTTGAGGACCATTTGGGGAGCTTTGTGGTGGAGCCAATCCGCTCTCGCGCCGCGGATGTCATGAATGACGCTTTGGCGTTAGAGGGGCTCAACACGCTCGCCGCGTTGCTCACTTCGACGCTGCCCGAACGCGAACCGCATGCATATCTGTACGCCGAAACCATGGGGTTATTCGACCGGCTTGGAACCGATCCCAATTGGCCCTTGGCCTACCTGCATTGGGAGGTGTCCTTGCTTGAGGAGTTGGGATTCGGCCTTGATTTGTCTGCGTGCGCGGTGACGGGTAGTCCCGATGACCTCGCCTATGTCTCGCCAAAATCGGGCAGGGCCGTCAGCCGTCAGGGCGCAGGTGAATGGGCGGATCGACTGTTGCCGTTGCCGCAATCATTGCTTGGCCAGTCTTCTTTGGACTATGCCGAAATCATTGCAGGCATGACCACCACCGGACACTTTATAGCGAAAATTCTTGCCGAGCTGTCAGACAAGCCGTTGCCGCAGGCCCGTGCACGGTTGTTGGACCGGCTTGCAAAAAAGGCGGCACAAGCAGCGCCGCCTTTTTAG